In Parus major isolate Abel chromosome 1, Parus_major1.1, whole genome shotgun sequence, the following proteins share a genomic window:
- the MSL3 gene encoding male-specific lethal 3 homolog isoform X1, whose product MTSRGMKFKFHRGERVLCFEPDPTKAKVLYDAKIVDIVVGKDEKGRKIPEYLIHFNGWNRSWDRWAAEDHVLRDTDENRRLQRKLARKAVARMRRKGRKKRRCRLPGVDSVLKSLPAEENDESSENSISSSSSDDSDEGTDEEIKSEESDIDERTEMKEEQDTHTKRDMEERAISIEIPEVLKKKLEEDCYYINRRKRLVKLPCQTNIITILESYVKHFAINAAFSANERSRHHQMTPHANMNLHYVPPEKNVELCKEMVDGLRITFDFTLPLILLYPYEQAQFKKVTSSKFFLPIKENSTNTNRNQEELSPSPPLLNPPTPQSTDSQPTTGEPATPKRRKAEPEILQSLRRSTRHSSNCDRLSESSASPQPKRRHLDTPASMPKLFLHLEKKTPVHSGSSSPITLTPSKEGSTVFTGFEGRRNNELNEVLSWKLMPENYPPSDQPPPPSYIYGSQHLLRMFVKLPEILGKMCFPEKNLKALLKHFEMFLRFLAEYHDDFFPESAYVAACEAYYSTKNPRAIY is encoded by the exons ATGACCTCGCGGGGAATGAAATTTAAGTTCCACCGGGGAGAGAGAGTTCTCTGCTTCGAGCCCGACCCCACCAAAGCCAAAGTGCTCTATGATGCCAAG ATTGTTGACATTGTTGTTGGAAAAGatgagaaaggcagaaagattCCAGAATATCTGATCCATTTTAACGGTTGGAACAGAAG CTGGGATAGATGGGCAGCTGAAGATCATGTTCTTCGGGATACAGACGAAAACCGCAGATTACAGCGTAAATTGGCACGGAAGGCTGTGGCTCGCAT gagaagaaagggaagaaagaagagacGTTGCAGGTTGCCTGGTGTTGACTCTGTTTTAAAAAGCCTTCCTGCTGAAGAAAATGATGAGAGTAGCGAAAACT CTATAAGTAGTTCTTCTTCTGATGACAGTGATGAAGgaacagatgaagaaataaaaagtgaagaaaGTGACATAGATGAGAGGACAGAAATG AAAGAAGAACAAGACACTCATACAAAAAGGGACATGGAAGAAAGAGCAATAAGCATAGAAATTCCTGAAGtcttgaaaaagaaacttgAGGAAGACTGCTACTAtattaatagaagaaaaagg ctaGTGAAGCTTCCTTGCCAGACAAATATTATAACTATCTTGGAGTCATATGTAAAACACTTTGCaattaatgctgctttttcagccAATGAAAGGTCTCGGCACCATCAGATGACTCCACATGCTAATATGAATCTTCATTACGTGCCACCAGAGAAGAA TGTCGAGCTATGTAAAGAGATGGTGGATGGGCTGAGAATAACCTTTGACTTCACACTTCCCTTAATTTTGCTCTATCCTTATGAACAAGCTCAATTTAAGAAGGTGACTTCATCAAAATTCTTTCTTCCTATCAAAGAAAACTCAACAAATACTAACAG AAATCAGGAGGAACTTTCCCCAAGCCCTCCTCTGCTGAATCCACCCACGCCTCAATCGACTGACAGCCAGCCCACCACAGGGGAGCCAGCCACACCGAAAAGGCGAAAAGCTGAACCCGAAATCCTGCAGTCGCTGAGGCGTTCGACACGCCACAGCTCCAACTGCGACAGGTTATCGGAGAGCAGCGCATCCCCACAACCTAAACGGCGGCACCTCGACACACCAGCTTCTATGCCAAAGCTCTTCTTGCACCTGGAAAAAA AAACCCCTGTCCATAGTGGGTCGTCTTCACCTATAACTTTGACTCCTAGCAAAGAAGGGAGCACGGTGTTTACTGGCTTTGAAGGTAGAAGAAACAATGAATTGAATGAG GTTTTGTCCTGGAAATTGATGCCAGAGAATTATCCACCAAGTGATCAACCACCACCTCCCTCGTATATCTATGGATCTCAACATTTGCTGAGGATGTTTG TAAAACTACCAGAAATACTGGGGAAGATgtgctttcctgaaaaaaacttAAAGGCTTTATTAAAACACTTCGAGATGTTTCTGAG gTTTTTAGCAGAATACCATGATGATTTCTTCCCAGAATCTGCTTATGTAGCTGCATGTGAAGCCTACTACAGTACTAAAAATCCTCGGGCAATCTACTGA
- the MSL3 gene encoding male-specific lethal 3 homolog isoform X2, which yields MFRGSSSRQKGRCCSRDALNAPLIVDIVVGKDEKGRKIPEYLIHFNGWNRSWDRWAAEDHVLRDTDENRRLQRKLARKAVARMRRKGRKKRRCRLPGVDSVLKSLPAEENDESSENSISSSSSDDSDEGTDEEIKSEESDIDERTEMKEEQDTHTKRDMEERAISIEIPEVLKKKLEEDCYYINRRKRLVKLPCQTNIITILESYVKHFAINAAFSANERSRHHQMTPHANMNLHYVPPEKNVELCKEMVDGLRITFDFTLPLILLYPYEQAQFKKVTSSKFFLPIKENSTNTNRNQEELSPSPPLLNPPTPQSTDSQPTTGEPATPKRRKAEPEILQSLRRSTRHSSNCDRLSESSASPQPKRRHLDTPASMPKLFLHLEKKTPVHSGSSSPITLTPSKEGSTVFTGFEGRRNNELNEVLSWKLMPENYPPSDQPPPPSYIYGSQHLLRMFVKLPEILGKMCFPEKNLKALLKHFEMFLRFLAEYHDDFFPESAYVAACEAYYSTKNPRAIY from the exons ATGTTtagaggaagcagcagcagacagaagGGCAGATGTTGCTCTCGGGATGCACTTAATGCTCCATTG ATTGTTGACATTGTTGTTGGAAAAGatgagaaaggcagaaagattCCAGAATATCTGATCCATTTTAACGGTTGGAACAGAAG CTGGGATAGATGGGCAGCTGAAGATCATGTTCTTCGGGATACAGACGAAAACCGCAGATTACAGCGTAAATTGGCACGGAAGGCTGTGGCTCGCAT gagaagaaagggaagaaagaagagacGTTGCAGGTTGCCTGGTGTTGACTCTGTTTTAAAAAGCCTTCCTGCTGAAGAAAATGATGAGAGTAGCGAAAACT CTATAAGTAGTTCTTCTTCTGATGACAGTGATGAAGgaacagatgaagaaataaaaagtgaagaaaGTGACATAGATGAGAGGACAGAAATG AAAGAAGAACAAGACACTCATACAAAAAGGGACATGGAAGAAAGAGCAATAAGCATAGAAATTCCTGAAGtcttgaaaaagaaacttgAGGAAGACTGCTACTAtattaatagaagaaaaagg ctaGTGAAGCTTCCTTGCCAGACAAATATTATAACTATCTTGGAGTCATATGTAAAACACTTTGCaattaatgctgctttttcagccAATGAAAGGTCTCGGCACCATCAGATGACTCCACATGCTAATATGAATCTTCATTACGTGCCACCAGAGAAGAA TGTCGAGCTATGTAAAGAGATGGTGGATGGGCTGAGAATAACCTTTGACTTCACACTTCCCTTAATTTTGCTCTATCCTTATGAACAAGCTCAATTTAAGAAGGTGACTTCATCAAAATTCTTTCTTCCTATCAAAGAAAACTCAACAAATACTAACAG AAATCAGGAGGAACTTTCCCCAAGCCCTCCTCTGCTGAATCCACCCACGCCTCAATCGACTGACAGCCAGCCCACCACAGGGGAGCCAGCCACACCGAAAAGGCGAAAAGCTGAACCCGAAATCCTGCAGTCGCTGAGGCGTTCGACACGCCACAGCTCCAACTGCGACAGGTTATCGGAGAGCAGCGCATCCCCACAACCTAAACGGCGGCACCTCGACACACCAGCTTCTATGCCAAAGCTCTTCTTGCACCTGGAAAAAA AAACCCCTGTCCATAGTGGGTCGTCTTCACCTATAACTTTGACTCCTAGCAAAGAAGGGAGCACGGTGTTTACTGGCTTTGAAGGTAGAAGAAACAATGAATTGAATGAG GTTTTGTCCTGGAAATTGATGCCAGAGAATTATCCACCAAGTGATCAACCACCACCTCCCTCGTATATCTATGGATCTCAACATTTGCTGAGGATGTTTG TAAAACTACCAGAAATACTGGGGAAGATgtgctttcctgaaaaaaacttAAAGGCTTTATTAAAACACTTCGAGATGTTTCTGAG gTTTTTAGCAGAATACCATGATGATTTCTTCCCAGAATCTGCTTATGTAGCTGCATGTGAAGCCTACTACAGTACTAAAAATCCTCGGGCAATCTACTGA
- the MSL3 gene encoding male-specific lethal 3 homolog isoform X4: MTSRGMKFKFHRGERVLCFEPDPTKAKVLYDAKIVDIVVGKDEKGRKIPEYLIHFNGWNRSWDRWAAEDHVLRDTDENRRLQRKLARKAVARMRRKGRKKRRCRLPGVDSVLKSLPAEENDESSENSISSSSSDDSDEGTDEEIKSEESDIDERTEMKEEQDTHTKRDMEERAISIEIPEVLKKKLEEDCYYINRRKRLVKLPCQTNIITILESYVKHFAINAAFSANERSRHHQMTPHANMNLHYVPPEKNVELCKEMVDGLRITFDFTLPLILLYPYEQAQFKKVTSSKFFLPIKENSTNTNRNQEELSPSPPLLNPPTPQSTDSQPTTGEPATPKRRKAEPEILQSLRRSTRHSSNCDRLSESSASPQPKRRHLDTPASMPKLFLHLEKKTPVHSGSSSPITLTPSKEGSTVFTGFEGRRNNELNEVLSWKLMPENYPPSDQPPPPSYIYGSQHLLRMFGF; the protein is encoded by the exons ATGACCTCGCGGGGAATGAAATTTAAGTTCCACCGGGGAGAGAGAGTTCTCTGCTTCGAGCCCGACCCCACCAAAGCCAAAGTGCTCTATGATGCCAAG ATTGTTGACATTGTTGTTGGAAAAGatgagaaaggcagaaagattCCAGAATATCTGATCCATTTTAACGGTTGGAACAGAAG CTGGGATAGATGGGCAGCTGAAGATCATGTTCTTCGGGATACAGACGAAAACCGCAGATTACAGCGTAAATTGGCACGGAAGGCTGTGGCTCGCAT gagaagaaagggaagaaagaagagacGTTGCAGGTTGCCTGGTGTTGACTCTGTTTTAAAAAGCCTTCCTGCTGAAGAAAATGATGAGAGTAGCGAAAACT CTATAAGTAGTTCTTCTTCTGATGACAGTGATGAAGgaacagatgaagaaataaaaagtgaagaaaGTGACATAGATGAGAGGACAGAAATG AAAGAAGAACAAGACACTCATACAAAAAGGGACATGGAAGAAAGAGCAATAAGCATAGAAATTCCTGAAGtcttgaaaaagaaacttgAGGAAGACTGCTACTAtattaatagaagaaaaagg ctaGTGAAGCTTCCTTGCCAGACAAATATTATAACTATCTTGGAGTCATATGTAAAACACTTTGCaattaatgctgctttttcagccAATGAAAGGTCTCGGCACCATCAGATGACTCCACATGCTAATATGAATCTTCATTACGTGCCACCAGAGAAGAA TGTCGAGCTATGTAAAGAGATGGTGGATGGGCTGAGAATAACCTTTGACTTCACACTTCCCTTAATTTTGCTCTATCCTTATGAACAAGCTCAATTTAAGAAGGTGACTTCATCAAAATTCTTTCTTCCTATCAAAGAAAACTCAACAAATACTAACAG AAATCAGGAGGAACTTTCCCCAAGCCCTCCTCTGCTGAATCCACCCACGCCTCAATCGACTGACAGCCAGCCCACCACAGGGGAGCCAGCCACACCGAAAAGGCGAAAAGCTGAACCCGAAATCCTGCAGTCGCTGAGGCGTTCGACACGCCACAGCTCCAACTGCGACAGGTTATCGGAGAGCAGCGCATCCCCACAACCTAAACGGCGGCACCTCGACACACCAGCTTCTATGCCAAAGCTCTTCTTGCACCTGGAAAAAA AAACCCCTGTCCATAGTGGGTCGTCTTCACCTATAACTTTGACTCCTAGCAAAGAAGGGAGCACGGTGTTTACTGGCTTTGAAGGTAGAAGAAACAATGAATTGAATGAG GTTTTGTCCTGGAAATTGATGCCAGAGAATTATCCACCAAGTGATCAACCACCACCTCCCTCGTATATCTATGGATCTCAACATTTGCTGAGGATGTTTG gTTTTTAG
- the MSL3 gene encoding male-specific lethal 3 homolog isoform X3 has translation MTSRGMKFKFHRGERVLCFEPDPTKAKVLYDAKIVDIVVGKDEKGRKIPEYLIHFNGWNRSWDRWAAEDHVLRDTDENRRLQRKLARKAVARMRRKGRKKRRCRLPGVDSVLKSLPAEENDESSENSISSSSSDDSDEGTDEEIKSEESDIDERTEMKEEQDTHTKRDMEERAISIEIPEVLKKKLEEDCYYINRRKRLVKLPCQTNIITILESYVKHFAINAAFSANERSRHHQMTPHANMNLHYVPPEKNVELCKEMVDGLRITFDFTLPLILLYPYEQAQFKKVTSSKFFLPIKENSTNTNRNQEELSPSPPLLNPPTPQSTDSQPTTGEPATPKRRKAEPEILQSLRRSTRHSSNCDRLSESSASPQPKRRHLDTPASMPKLFLHLEKKTPVHSGSSSPITLTPSKEGSTVFTGFEGRRNNELNEVLSWKLMPENYPPSDQPPPPSYIYGSQHLLRMFVKLPEILGKMCFPEKNLKALLKHFEMFLSSN, from the exons ATGACCTCGCGGGGAATGAAATTTAAGTTCCACCGGGGAGAGAGAGTTCTCTGCTTCGAGCCCGACCCCACCAAAGCCAAAGTGCTCTATGATGCCAAG ATTGTTGACATTGTTGTTGGAAAAGatgagaaaggcagaaagattCCAGAATATCTGATCCATTTTAACGGTTGGAACAGAAG CTGGGATAGATGGGCAGCTGAAGATCATGTTCTTCGGGATACAGACGAAAACCGCAGATTACAGCGTAAATTGGCACGGAAGGCTGTGGCTCGCAT gagaagaaagggaagaaagaagagacGTTGCAGGTTGCCTGGTGTTGACTCTGTTTTAAAAAGCCTTCCTGCTGAAGAAAATGATGAGAGTAGCGAAAACT CTATAAGTAGTTCTTCTTCTGATGACAGTGATGAAGgaacagatgaagaaataaaaagtgaagaaaGTGACATAGATGAGAGGACAGAAATG AAAGAAGAACAAGACACTCATACAAAAAGGGACATGGAAGAAAGAGCAATAAGCATAGAAATTCCTGAAGtcttgaaaaagaaacttgAGGAAGACTGCTACTAtattaatagaagaaaaagg ctaGTGAAGCTTCCTTGCCAGACAAATATTATAACTATCTTGGAGTCATATGTAAAACACTTTGCaattaatgctgctttttcagccAATGAAAGGTCTCGGCACCATCAGATGACTCCACATGCTAATATGAATCTTCATTACGTGCCACCAGAGAAGAA TGTCGAGCTATGTAAAGAGATGGTGGATGGGCTGAGAATAACCTTTGACTTCACACTTCCCTTAATTTTGCTCTATCCTTATGAACAAGCTCAATTTAAGAAGGTGACTTCATCAAAATTCTTTCTTCCTATCAAAGAAAACTCAACAAATACTAACAG AAATCAGGAGGAACTTTCCCCAAGCCCTCCTCTGCTGAATCCACCCACGCCTCAATCGACTGACAGCCAGCCCACCACAGGGGAGCCAGCCACACCGAAAAGGCGAAAAGCTGAACCCGAAATCCTGCAGTCGCTGAGGCGTTCGACACGCCACAGCTCCAACTGCGACAGGTTATCGGAGAGCAGCGCATCCCCACAACCTAAACGGCGGCACCTCGACACACCAGCTTCTATGCCAAAGCTCTTCTTGCACCTGGAAAAAA AAACCCCTGTCCATAGTGGGTCGTCTTCACCTATAACTTTGACTCCTAGCAAAGAAGGGAGCACGGTGTTTACTGGCTTTGAAGGTAGAAGAAACAATGAATTGAATGAG GTTTTGTCCTGGAAATTGATGCCAGAGAATTATCCACCAAGTGATCAACCACCACCTCCCTCGTATATCTATGGATCTCAACATTTGCTGAGGATGTTTG TAAAACTACCAGAAATACTGGGGAAGATgtgctttcctgaaaaaaacttAAAGGCTTTATTAAAACACTTCGAGATGTTTCTGAG tTCCAATTGA